The Puniceicoccus vermicola DNA segment TTACACAGCGACGGGCTTGGATTTGACGGTATCGTCAGTGATTCCAGAACCGAGTGCCTTCGCCCTTTTTCTCGGAATTGTCGGAGGATGGATGATTTTTCCCCGCCGCAGGTCAACCAAAGCAAGATTAGGAAATTCCTAATTTGTCATTCTTGCCGAAAGGGATGACTGATTAGTCGTCTCTATTGGCAATACTTTGCGGTGTGGGTCAGGTCGGCCTACTATGGGATGGTGAAGCGTGTGGACGAAGGGTTGGCGTGATTAACGGACGCGCTGAAAAGCTTGGGACTTCTTGAGAATACGCTGATCGTCTATGACAGTGACCATGGGTGCCATTCCAGAACCCGCGGGCATGAATACAAAAACACCTGCCAGGAGAGTTCGATCCGAGTGCCAGGTTTTATTCGCGGTCCCGGAGTGGCTGGAGTAGGGCGGAGAGAACGATCGGTAATGCACAATCGGACTGATGAACTTGCCGAAAAGCAGTTCGGTCGAGTGATGGCGGCTTGGGAGTTCGGTGAATATCCGGAAGGTCTATGGCATGATCGATAGCTTGTATTTGGGGTATGTACAAGGGAGCACCCTATTTCTGGGGAATTCGTAGTGCGATGGCGAATGCCGGAGCTTTCGGGGAAAGTTCGAAATCGAAAGATAAAAAGGTTTGCAAAACAAAAAATACCATATGATATTAGGGGTATTGTTTTGAATCCCAATTAATTTCCAAAATAAGGAGTTCCATGAACCCAGCTAGCCCCTCAGCCCTCCGTTCCCAACGATCTATTTCGTTGGGCATCGCTGCCATTTTATTCGGCACTTCCATCCTGCAGGCCGCTCCTTTGGTGAAAGAAAGTTTCCTGGCATCCGACGGCTATGTCGAGGATGGTGCTATAGGGACACAGGACCTTACCGGACCGTCCGGATTGGCGACGGGTACGGATGTGTGGGCGGCGAGCACTTCAATAATGACCTACAAGGACGAATATAATCTTTCCTATGGGTCTTATACGGGGACCGGTGGAGGGGTCGGAATTACAAATCCCAATAGCAATGCCCGGTTTGCGTCCCGAACGGTTACTCCCAGTTTGCCATTCGATAATTCCGTATCGACCTACTATGTCAGTTTTTTGATGGATCTCAGCTCGGTGGATGCTACTGGTGACGCATTTGTCGCATTCCGTAGCGACTCTTCCGGCGACAATTTCGCCTTTGGTCTGGGGGCCGGTGTGAAGGATGGGAATTTCATGCTGATGAATCGGAACAGCGCGACAGGTGTGCATGAATATGTCGACCTTGGGACTGCCTACACTTCCGGGACGCACTTGTTCGTCATCAAGTTGGATAATGGAGGGAATAGCAACTGGAACGGCACGGAACAGATGTCCATCTGGATCGACCCGATAGATATATCCTCGGAAGCAGCAGCAACTTCGGACAGTATTGTTTATCAGAGCATGACTTCGACGAGTGGTGCCGGGAGTCAGCCGATCGATCAACTGACGTTACATACCAGTGATTTCACGGCGAACGACGTTTTAGTTCAATTTGACGAGGCGACTATCGGCACATCGTGGTCGGATGTCGTGATGATCCCCGAACCGGGGGGCTTTGCACTTCTCTTCGGAATCATCGGAGGGGGTATACTTTTTCTCCGTCGTCGTCCACGAGGTCATGGGGTAAAATAGGCCGTCACCGGTTCCATATTTTTCCGAGAGCGATGGGAACCTCTGGCCCTTCACGAGGTCGAGGTGTAAAGCGGCTGCCATAGATTGTTTTTCACTTAAATTGATGCACTGACGGAAAAGATTTTTCGAAGAGGTGAAACCGCGTGCCACCTTTGGTGATCTTTAGGCTCCTGATCGAATGCAAATGTTTTCCATGTGCCGACGAATGCCATCCTCTCTCCACGATTCTCTGTGCTGTTGCTGTTGTCCTTTCACGCATGGGGGCTTGATTTCGCTTCGCCTTTTCAATCGCACGCTGCGCTTCAGCTTGACGAGCCGATCCGGGTTTGGGTGGACGGCGGATCCGGGGGTTGGAGTTGCCGAATACGGAGATGGCAACGGCGATCGACATCGGCGACGCCGACAACATTCATCCGCCCAATAAGCAGGAGGTCGGACGCAGACTTTCTCTGTGCGCAGACAGGGTTGCGCACGGTCTTCCGGTTCTGTCCTCCGGTCCGCGTGTCAAGAATATCTCTTTCGAAGGGGAAGATGTGCGCGTTCGTTTCGACCGAGTAGGCGAGGGCCTCCGGGGGGAGGGAGACTGGGTAAGCGGCTTTGCCGTGGCGGGAGAGGACCGGCAATTTTACTGGGCTCATGCGAGGATTGAAGGCAAGGACACCGTCGTGCTATCCAGTGAGCGGGTGTCCAATCCGGTCAGTGTGCACTACGCATGGGCCGGGGATCCGTTTTTTGCCAATTTACGAAATTCGGATGGTCTGCCGGCCGAACCTTTCCGCACGGATGAGTGGCTCCCTTACGAACAAACTCTGGAATAGGTTAGGTGGTATTAGAGGATGCTAACGCACGGTGCAAGTGGAGTGAGGCCCGGCGATGACTTCTCCCCCGGAGAGCGGACTTCAGTCCGCCCCGATGGATTGGTAGCGACGGAGGGGAATCTTCGGCAAGTCGATGGGAATATGACTGGGGGGCATGCGGGGCGGACTGAAGTCCGCGCTCCATCAAGACACTTCTTCGATTCATCGGGCCGAGCAATTACCCTTGGCCATCCGCGCGGAGGGATCGGCGCGACCTCTAACTCCGTTCCGGGGGCGCCGAATGAGCACGATTAACCCGGCGATAAGGATGCTCATCAAGGCCTAGGGCGGCTCGGGTGCGGCGGAGAAGGAAAAGTTATCGACTGCCATCTGGGCCCGGGGCGTGGTGCTGCCATCGACGATGTTTGTCGAGTTCCGATGATCTGGCGAGTCGAGCCCGGTACGATAGTGAACTTCTGGGGGCAGGTTCGTCTCGTTGCCTTGCGGAATTGGGATCTCCTGGGATGCCCCTCTTTGTCAAGGCTCCGGCGCAGATGCGCCTGACGAAGGTGCGCGATCGATTTCTACTTCACCCGCTGAGACCGCGATCCGATAGGATGGGGCTTATTCCCCTATTTCCGTGATCTCGAAAGGAGAGGCGGGGAGTCCGGCTCCATTGAATAGGTAGGCTTCCGGAGTGTCTGTCCAAGCGTAACGCACTCTGGTTGGAGAATCGATTGAGGGAGACCAGACCCGAACGGAATTGCCATGGATTGCGGTTTCAGCGGGAAGGTAGCCGGAATTGTTGTCGGCGATTTCGAAGCCCCCTAGCGATCCGTCTTTCGCCGCGAGCCCTCCCTCGATATGATTAAAAGTTATCTCGACTACTGTTCCGTCTCGGGTTGACGTTTTCACCACGGGGCCTGAGAAGGGGATCTCCTCGCCGTAGGTATTTGCGCGTGCGAACCGGGCCAAGCGTTCGCCGACCGGACGTTTGTTTTTGGGGTGGATGTTATTCTCGTTTCCAACGTCGATGGTGACGACCATGCCAGTCTTGGGAACATTTTGCCAAGTCGAGAGTTGAGATTGGCGTGTGGTTGGCCAGATCCCCGGGCGTCCGCCATATCCGGGGAGCTGCACGAAGTAGAAGGGGAGGGTTTCGCCCCAAGCGTCTCTCCAAGATTGGATCATTTCAGGGAACAAGGTGCCGTATAAGGCAGCGTCCTGGAGATTGTTGGAGTTTGCTTCACCCTGGTACCAAATCACTCCTCGAATGGGGAAGAACCTCAATGGATGAATGTTACTATTGTAGTAGATTGTGGGTGCTTTGCGGAGACGAAACTCTTGGCGCCATTCTGGTTTTGGCGTCTGGATTTGTTCGTTTTTCGGGAGCTTTGTCCAGATGGTGAATTGTTTCTTCCACTCCCTGTGGCTGGCTCTCATTTCGTCGTAAATTTCATCCCAGCTATCTTCTAGATCAGGATAGGCTTCATAGAGATCGTCGAGGTCCCGAGTGTATGGACGGAGGATCGGATTTGCTCTCAGGTTTTCGCTGGGCATCCACGCCTCAGCAGGTGTTCCTCCCTTGTTGCTACTAATTAAGCCGACGGGGGTTCCTAGTGCCTCGGAGAGATCGAGTCCGAAGAAATACCCGACGGCAGAGAACTCCCGAATTGTCTGTGGTGTCACCTTCTGCCATTTGCCTGCAATGTCATCCTGAGGATTAATGTTGGGGCGGCGTCTCGCTTCAAAGAAACGAATTTCTGGAAAATTGGCTTCTCGAATCGCTGATTCCCCTCCGTCAACGTTCTGCAGTTTCATCTGCATATTGGACTGACCTCCACAGAGCCAAACTTCTCCGACCAGAACATCTTCAATTTTGACGATCTGCTGGTCACCCTCAACGCGGATCGTTTCGGGCTGCGCGTTCGCTTCCGCCGCAGGTAGCTCAATGAGCCATGTTCCGTCGGATCGGGTTCGAGTTGAGCGGGTCGAATCGAGAAAAGTGGCGCTGATTTCGGCATCCGGAGTGGCCCAGCCCCAGAGTTTGATCGGCTTTTCCGCTTGGATGACCATGTGGTCGCTTAGGATGGAGGGAAGTTTCAGCTCGGCCTGCGCGGTTATTGCGAAGAGAAAGGCCGAGAGGACGGGAAGAAGGGGAATCTTTCGGAGTGACATCATCAGTTAGCGGATTAGGCGCTTTTCAGATTCGAGGTCCATATTGTTATGCCTTTGGGGGAGGTCTCCTTCTTGGAAATCTACCTCCAACCAAGGGTCATTGGTTTCTCGGCGGAGTTTGGTAAGTTGTTGGCGATACGATTCAATAAGACCCTGAAGTTCAGGATCGTTGATCAAGTTACGCTTCTCGAACGGATCCTCTTCGAGATCATAGAAACCTTCCCGGTCATGGTGGAGGAGACGTTCCTGAGTTCGTTCCGCAGACCCGCCGGTAGAGAGGATGGCATGATAGGCGGGAGAATCGAATAGGTCAGTGGGAAGTGGTAGAGGACTTTGGTAGGCGAGATTGCGGATATATTTATATCGAGGGCCCCGGAGAGCCCGGTAAGGGAAATAGTTAACGATCTCATGAAAACTATGAGAATACGCGACTGGCTTGAGCCACTCTTTCGCGTCGGGATCCTCGAGAATTGGAAGAAGACTTCTTCCCGGCATGTTCTCGGGCCACTGTTCCAGAGGCACTCGGAGCGCTTCAAGAATTGTGGGCAGGATGTCGCACCAGTTGACCAGCGACTGGGTATGGCTTCCGCCCTTGATGTCGGGATGGGAAATGATCAGAGGACAGTTGTGCCCGGCCTCGAAGGAGCTCGCTTTCGCTCCGGGGAAAGGCATGCCATGGTCTGATAGGAGGATGACGAGGGTGTCTCTTAATCGGTCTTTTTGCTCGAGCGCTGATAGGGTTTTTCCTACGAAATCATCGAATCGGGTGATGTACCGGTAGTATTCACAGAGATCGTCACGTACCGCCGGGGTGTCGGGTAAGTACTCGGGGATGGGAATGGTCTCCGGATTGTAGCTCTTATCGATGCCGGAAAATTCTTGTGTAGCAAAGTTGGGGTCAAAATCGCCACCGATTCGATGGGGATACCCGGATGCAGTCAGGAGGAAAAACTGCTTGGATCCGATTGCATCCAAGCAGTCTTCGATTGCGTCCGAAAGGTGCTGGTTTGAGAATTTTGCAAGTTCCGGTTTCATTAGTTCCCTTCGGAAATCGAATGGGTATGACTCGTCGGGAGCAAAATGGGTTTTTCCGGCGAGGGCACTGGTAACGGGCGTGCTCCTCAATACCTCGGGCAGTGTCTTCATCGAGGGAAGAGTTCGAAATCCATGAATCCCTTGGCAATGGCCGTATTGCCCGTGGGTATGACTGTATTGCCCTGTGAGGATATTGGCCCGACTCGCTGCGCAGGAAGGTGTGGTACAAAAAGCGCGATCGAATACTGTCGACTGACGTGCTAGCTTGTCGATGTGGGGGGTATGGGCGATCGGATCCCCATAGCATCCGGCAATGGGCGACCAATCATCTGCGATCATGAGGAGAACATTGTTTACAGGCATGAGATCTAGGATGATCGAGGCCGAAGGGCGATCAATTGGTGTGGATTTGTAACTGTAATAAATTTCTGTTAGCTCAGGACCTGAGATAGTGATGAAGGGGATCGGTTTTTAACTGGGATTTGGATTGAGAGCTATTACAGTTAAAAAGTTTCCTTGGTGGTGAATCTGAGTCGATTCCGCATCATGGAGTTTTCTGTTCCGATGTTGACCCCAAACCACACGAATCGAAATTCACAGCGTGGATTCGCGCTGATTGTGAGCTTAGGCCTTCTCGCATTCATCGTGCTATTACTGCTTGTGCTGGGAAATCTGGTTTCGATTGAATCGAGCCAAGCTTCATCAGTTCGCACCGAAACCCGTGCCCGAGAGCATGCTTTACTGGGATTGCAGGTGGCCATGGGTCAGTTGCAAGCTGCAACGGGTATTGATCGTGTCAGTACCGGGCCGGTAAATGTTGATTCGAGTCTGGCGGTCGATGATTCGAAAAAGAATTGGACCGGTGTTTGGGAGAATCGCGGAGTCTTTGATCCGGTTGCCAATGTTCAGGAATACGATCCCTCCCTGATCACGGTTTTAGTCTCCGGAGATCCGACCGCGGATTCCCTGGCCTCACCTTCAGCTGGAGTTCGGATCCTGGGCGAGGGGACTGTTAACGAACCGAATGATTATGTAGAGGTCCCACTGGAGCCTTTGGGGGGGGCGACTCCAACCGGGAATTTCGCCTATTGGGTTTCGGACGAGTCAACGAAGGCTCGGGTGAATTTGATCGATCGGTATGACGCTCAGGCCGGAAGTCGGGTTCCTCTTGTCTCCTCTCAACGAAATGGTCTCGAACTCATGGATTTGCAGTCGGATCCCGGAAAATTCATGGGCGACGATTATCCGGCGAATGACGGTCGACTCGAGAAGGTCCTTTTTCTCGATCAATTTGCACAGACAGTGGCTTCAGGGAGTGTTTTTGAGGCTCTGAATCGTTCTCGCTACCATGATCTTACGGCGATGTCCCGTTCGATACTTACCGATGCGCGCCGGGGAGGTTTGAAAAGGGACCTGACTCAAATGCTTCGCAACGACTCTTTACCTACGGGATACCTTTACCAGAGTGAATCATCTGTATTGAGTCGGACGTCCGTCCCGGGACCGGCATGGAGTCTCATTCAGGACTTCTACGATCTATCCAACAGTCTGAGTCCAAATCTACTCGAAATGAGTCCGCGTGAGGGAAAGAAGGATCAGGCCGATAGTTCAAATCATTTTGGACCGATCGGGCCAAGTTTGACTCAGGTGAAGTTGTACTTCGATTTCTCCTTCAGCACTGACGGTCATCTCAGAATGCATATGTTTCCGGCAGTCGTCCTTCATAATCCTTACAACGTATCTTTGACCGAAGCCAATTATCTCTTCTCTTTTCCTCAACACAACGAGCAGAGTGCTACGGAACTGGAGGTCGATATTCAAATGGATGACGGGAGCTCGAGAACCTTTGGTGGGTATCATTTTAAAGAGCCCAATCCCATTTTTCTCGAGGGAGCGAATAGTGGAGAGATTTATTTTACTGCGAGGAATCTTTCTTTTGGGCCCGGGGAGGTGAAGGTCTTGACCCTGGGTTCGACTGCTCCCTACCAAGGGCCGGTAAACACAGCTCTCGTGACGACTGAGAATCCTGATCGTAATTCGTATCAGTCCAATCAATTGGAGGAAGGATTCTCTGACCTGAATAGCGCCTTTATCGAATTTCAGGATTCACTCGCTGCCGGAGAGGTTCCGGAGTTCTACAGCTTTTCGTTGGTCAATGGGGGATCGTTACGATTCCGGACCGAACTGCTTGGGGTTGTCGGAAGTAATTTTCTCAGTTTCTATGATGGTGTTGGGTATAATCAGTTTAGTCTGGGCGGGACTTCGGCTCCCATTCAGCAGGACGATAATGCATCGGTATTTCCCGTGGCGGGTTTTAGCTACAAAATGGATTTGGGATCGGTTCGCCAATTAGCGAGCTTCAACTACCACAGTGACCATATTTCTCAGAACGGTTACGAAACGGAACATTCAAATTTGGCGCCGCGTCTTTTCGTTGGTGACTTCGGGCAGGGAGATTTTTCGGTAGATGGACCTGCTGGCAGCCCGGCCAATGCATATTTTGGCCCGTCACATGGTAGCGATGGATTCACTCGTGTCGTCTTTTTCGAAATTCCGCCAAATGATCCCGGTTTGATATCACTGGGGCAACTGCAGCATCTTGATCTGAGCACAAAGCTGATGAGTCCGGGGCAGGTCTATGATCGATCAACCCATAATTCTCCGACCTATGCCTTTGGAAATTCTTTAGCGCTTCCGACGGTGCCGCGTGAATCGCATTTCTATGATGGTGGCACTTCTAATTTTCATTCGCTGCGCACCTATTTCGATACTTCCTATCGATCCAATGAGGCACTTTGGGATGGATATTTCTTCTCTACTGCACCGGAGACCGTCGGGCCATTAGTGAATCGCCGATTCACAATTCGGAACTCCTCGGTAGATATGAATGCCGACCCTTTTGCGTCGGCAGGGAATCTGTACTTGGAGGGTGGATTCAATGTGAATAGTACATCCGAGTCGGCCTGGCGGGCGGTTTTAGCAGGGATTCGTGACTACGACTTAAGAAAACAGGACGGATCATTGCAGGGATCGGTGGACAACCTATTCTCTCGGTTCACCTTGCCCATGGGGAACGCTATGGCGGATCCGTTGGAGTCGGATGTAGATGCTTGGCAGGGCGTTCGCCGTCTTTCGGATGGTGATATCGGGATTCTTGCCGCGGAAATCGTCCGAGAGGTGCGCGCTCGGGGCCCTTTCTTGTCGGTTGCAGAATTCATCAATCGACGCCTCGTGGATGAGAATCATCCCAGTGCTGATCTTGGCCTGTCAGGAGCTTTGCAGTCAGCGATCAATGCGTCTGGTCTCAATCATAATGTGAGGGGATCGCCGGTGACCGCAGCACCTCCTGAGACGAGTTTTCCGGCTCCCGAGCATTTTTATGGCTACGGTTCCGATTTCGCGCCCGGATTTTTGTCCCAAGGGGATCTGGTCACCTCGCTGGGCCCTGTGTTGACGACTCGTGGGGATACCTTTTTGATTCGCAGCTACGGAAACGCGTTGAATTCAGTGGATTCACACCAGATTGATGCGGAAGTATTGCTGGAGGCGATCGTGCAGAGGGTTCCTGAGAAATTGGATCCGACCGAAGCGATCGAGAGCGGAGACACTGGATCTGAATTTGGCCGTCGGTATAAATTGGTATCCTATCGCTGGCTCGATAACCCATGAATCGGATGAGACTTCTGGCGATAACATCTCTTCGGCTTTCGAAGATGAAATTGGCATTGGCCGCCTTCGTGGTTTGGGTCACGCCTCTTTACTCACAACCCTCACCAGAGTATGATGTTGATTGGGTGGCAATGAGTCTGGGAGAGACTCTTCGTGACGTCTATTATCAGGGGGCTTCGGGTCTGGAACGATTATTCGTCCCCAACGCCGGTTTCTCCGCCGTGCAGAAATATGCGGGACCCAGTCCTTTCTATCTCTATGAAATGGTTGAGACTTTGGAGGGCCCAAAGCCGGAGCCGATCGGGAAGCTTAATTTGCCTCCGGAACTGCATGAATTGACTTTGTTCGTTTTTGAGGCTCGTAAAGGTGAGCTTCCTTACGAGATTTATGCCATACCTGGAGTTCCAGAGGGAATCCCATGGTTCCATGCACGGTTGATTAATCTTACCCCGTATTCGTTGGCCGGATATCTTGACGGGGAAGCGTTTCAACTTTCGCCTGGAATGGATGACCTGTTGGAATATGAGGGGAGTGAGAGTGGAGCGGTGTCGATCCGGATCCAAGTCGCATCCAGAGAGGGCGAGAGCTGGAGTCCACGAGTCAATACCAGCGTTGGAGTTCGGAGTAATACACGGTTGACCGTTCTATTCCGTATGGATGGCGAAAAAATCGAAATGATTTCCATTCGGGAGACGGTTTCCCAGCGGGCATTATCTGATTAGCTAGCAAGTGATACGGGACTTCCAACTCTTCGAAGAGTGCTCCCGGGAGTCCATGAAGGTTCGAGGAGGTGAATTATGCGAGAGTCGGGAATGCCCCGTTCATTGCGCTCGATCAGGCTGCTTAAGATTTCCATCGATTTGCGGCCAACCTCGTCCTGCCTTCCGTCGGCGTGAGCCATACCTTCCACGCGTTTGAGATAAAATGGGCAAGCGTATCCAATGTCTTCCGGCGTCTTTAGTTCCCGGACTGCTTGCAGGTGCTGAAAGAGTTCCGGACCCCCGATGATCGCGTCGGGTTTGTATTTATCATACCATAAGCCGATTTTTTCTTTAGCTTGCGATTCGGAAAAGACCGGGATTCGTTTCAGTCTCTTCGGAAGTTTGTTTTGCATTGCCAAATATGCTCCTGAATAGCGGTTCTGAACTCGTTCGTCTTGATCTTTCTGGAGCACTAAACCGATTCGCCGATACCCATAGTTGGCGAGTTCCTGAAAAATGCGGGCTACGACCGCAAATATATCGGTGAATATGAGATGGAATCGAGGAGCTTCGAGTGAGAAGCCCAGCTGGACGACCGAGAAATGTTGCCAATCCATTTCAATCTCTGAGTGGGCTCTCGTCTGGGGACCGAGTACCAATCCCTGTATCCCTCGCGAAAGCAGGATTTGGCTGGCTCTTTGGCTCTTCAGGCCTTCTTCGTGCATCCAGAACTCTCGAATCATGTACCCAAGAGACTCTCCCCTTTCTGTGGCACCGGAAAAAATCTGTGAATGAAGAGGAGAAGTTTGCGTGAGGTTAGGTTCAGGAGTGTTGTTGATGTAAGCGATGCTTCCGCGAAACTTCTGGGTGCTTTTCAAATTGCGGTAGGAGATTAGAGCGCGAAGAGCCGGGTCAGGAGTGAACCCCATTTGCTTGGCGACAGCTCGCACTCGTTCCCCTGTCTGTTGCTTGACCCGGGGAGAGTTTCGAAGGGCTAGGGAAACGGTCATCACACTGACGTTTGCCTCTCGGGCGATGTCTCGCATGGAAACTCGGGATTTCATATTTTTCTGGGGAGGCGAAAAAGGAGGTCCTATTTCTACTCCAAATGGTGTGACTGGCAATCGGAATCCTCATTCGGGTTCCAGGGCATACGCTAGAGACGTTGCGGATATCGCATGCGCCAGCCCTTTCGAGTGAAATTGGCGTCCTCACTCAGGGGAGTTCCACGGGTCAAAATTTTGTCTTCGTGGCCGGATACTGCCTGGCGGTGTATTTCTCGGCTAAGGAGAGCCTGGAGTTCAAGGGCGATCGTCTGGACCTCGGGGTCTTCAATTCTGTTTGTCGTTTCCCGTGGATCGGTCTCCAGATTGTAAAGTTCACCGTACCCATAGCGGCTATACTGTATAAATTTCCAGGCGCCTCGGCGAATCATTGCCATACGGTCGAGGATACCGAAGATCGGTGTCGAACGACTATCGTCAGAATCTTCGATGGGCAGAGGAGGGAAGTCCCAGTGTTCGGGCTGACTGATTTTTGCCGTATCGAAAAATGTTCCGGTTATCTCTTGTAGGATAGCGGGTGTTTGCAGTCTTCTGGGGGATACTTGATGAGGATACTTCACGACGAGTGGCACTCGAATGCTCTCTTCAAAGAAATCGCCTTTTCCTACCAGACCTCGATCGCCCACGTGATCTCCGTGGTCGCTTGAAAATGTAAAGAGGGTGTTTTCCCAGAGTCCTCGTTGTTGAAGGGCGGAAACGATTCGACCTACTTCCTCGTCAACCTGCCGGATTAGTCCAGCGTAGTGGAGGCGGATCGCTTTGCGCTGTTTCACTGGAAAGTCACTGTAGTCAAGGTCGTGCCACGCAGATCGGGTATTGGCAAGAAAGTCGTCGTAGAATGTTTTCGGACCTCGGTCGGTTCGGTCAGGATCGGGAATCAGAGGAGGGAGTCCTTCGGGTTCGATCGACTCGAGATACTCGGGAACAGGATCGTAGGGGCAATGAGGACTGGGCAAGCCAACCATGAGGGCAAACGGACGCTCTGAGGGTTGTTCGCGGATCCATTTCGCAGCCGCTTCGCCTACGTATCGATCGGGGGTCAACTCAACCTTGTAGGGGAAGTGGATGGCTCCTTTTTTCTTCCGGTAGTTCGGATGTTGGCGAGCATCGAATTTCTCGAGATTCCGACGGGCCAAGTATTCGGCGAAGTCGTCACGGACTTTGGGCCATCGCTTGTCTTCTGCAATAATTCGTTCCTCAAAACCTTCGCTGGCTTCGAACGGATG contains these protein-coding regions:
- a CDS encoding sulfatase-like hydrolase/transferase — protein: MKSLGLLENTLIVYDSDHGCHSRTRGHEYKNTCQESSIRVPGFIRGPGVAGVGRRERSVMHNRTDELAEKQFGRVMAAWEFGEYPEGLWHDR
- a CDS encoding sialate O-acetylesterase produces the protein MSLRKIPLLPVLSAFLFAITAQAELKLPSILSDHMVIQAEKPIKLWGWATPDAEISATFLDSTRSTRTRSDGTWLIELPAAEANAQPETIRVEGDQQIVKIEDVLVGEVWLCGGQSNMQMKLQNVDGGESAIREANFPEIRFFEARRRPNINPQDDIAGKWQKVTPQTIREFSAVGYFFGLDLSEALGTPVGLISSNKGGTPAEAWMPSENLRANPILRPYTRDLDDLYEAYPDLEDSWDEIYDEMRASHREWKKQFTIWTKLPKNEQIQTPKPEWRQEFRLRKAPTIYYNSNIHPLRFFPIRGVIWYQGEANSNNLQDAALYGTLFPEMIQSWRDAWGETLPFYFVQLPGYGGRPGIWPTTRQSQLSTWQNVPKTGMVVTIDVGNENNIHPKNKRPVGERLARFARANTYGEEIPFSGPVVKTSTRDGTVVEITFNHIEGGLAAKDGSLGGFEIADNNSGYLPAETAIHGNSVRVWSPSIDSPTRVRYAWTDTPEAYLFNGAGLPASPFEITEIGE
- a CDS encoding sulfatase family protein, which gives rise to MPVNNVLLMIADDWSPIAGCYGDPIAHTPHIDKLARQSTVFDRAFCTTPSCAASRANILTGQYSHTHGQYGHCQGIHGFRTLPSMKTLPEVLRSTPVTSALAGKTHFAPDESYPFDFRRELMKPELAKFSNQHLSDAIEDCLDAIGSKQFFLLTASGYPHRIGGDFDPNFATQEFSGIDKSYNPETIPIPEYLPDTPAVRDDLCEYYRYITRFDDFVGKTLSALEQKDRLRDTLVILLSDHGMPFPGAKASSFEAGHNCPLIISHPDIKGGSHTQSLVNWCDILPTILEALRVPLEQWPENMPGRSLLPILEDPDAKEWLKPVAYSHSFHEIVNYFPYRALRGPRYKYIRNLAYQSPLPLPTDLFDSPAYHAILSTGGSAERTQERLLHHDREGFYDLEEDPFEKRNLINDPELQGLIESYRQQLTKLRRETNDPWLEVDFQEGDLPQRHNNMDLESEKRLIR
- a CDS encoding LacI family DNA-binding transcriptional regulator, which codes for MKSRVSMRDIAREANVSVMTVSLALRNSPRVKQQTGERVRAVAKQMGFTPDPALRALISYRNLKSTQKFRGSIAYINNTPEPNLTQTSPLHSQIFSGATERGESLGYMIREFWMHEEGLKSQRASQILLSRGIQGLVLGPQTRAHSEIEMDWQHFSVVQLGFSLEAPRFHLIFTDIFAVVARIFQELANYGYRRIGLVLQKDQDERVQNRYSGAYLAMQNKLPKRLKRIPVFSESQAKEKIGLWYDKYKPDAIIGGPELFQHLQAVRELKTPEDIGYACPFYLKRVEGMAHADGRQDEVGRKSMEILSSLIERNERGIPDSRIIHLLEPSWTPGSTLRRVGSPVSLAS
- a CDS encoding sulfatase family protein is translated as MPSSPKKPPNIVLILPDQLRADFLPLYGCQGLKTPHLDSIARGATVFENAYSPYPICVPARAALLSGLHPLRSGVLSNNHWLRPDRAEMGFKTWPEHLRDHGYHTAAIGKMHFHPFEASEGFEERIIAEDKRWPKVRDDFAEYLARRNLEKFDARQHPNYRKKKGAIHFPYKVELTPDRYVGEAAAKWIREQPSERPFALMVGLPSPHCPYDPVPEYLESIEPEGLPPLIPDPDRTDRGPKTFYDDFLANTRSAWHDLDYSDFPVKQRKAIRLHYAGLIRQVDEEVGRIVSALQQRGLWENTLFTFSSDHGDHVGDRGLVGKGDFFEESIRVPLVVKYPHQVSPRRLQTPAILQEITGTFFDTAKISQPEHWDFPPLPIEDSDDSRSTPIFGILDRMAMIRRGAWKFIQYSRYGYGELYNLETDPRETTNRIEDPEVQTIALELQALLSREIHRQAVSGHEDKILTRGTPLSEDANFTRKGWRMRYPQRL